In Labrus bergylta chromosome 6, fLabBer1.1, whole genome shotgun sequence, the following proteins share a genomic window:
- the tpm4a gene encoding tropomyosin 4a isoform X2, protein MACVTSLDAVKRKIQSLQQQADDAEDRAEVIQRELDSERELREKAEGDVAALNRRIQLVEEELDRAQERLTTALQKLEEAEKAADESERGMKVIENRAMKDEEKMEIQEIQLKEAKHIAEEADRKYEEVARKLVILEGELERAEERAEVSESKASELEEELKNVTNNLKSLEAQSEKYSQKEDKYEEEIKVLSDKLKEAETRAEFAERKVAKLEKSIDDLEEKLTVAKNENAEIQHALDQTIVDLNNL, encoded by the exons ATGGCATGTGTAACCTCTCTGGATGCTGTGAAGAGGAAGATTCAGTCTTTACAGCAGCAGGCCGACGACGCAGAGGACCGGGCTGAGGTCATACAGAGAGAGCTGGACAGTGAACGGGAGCTCCGAGAAAAA GCCGAGGGTGATGTAGCAGCTCTGAACCGTAGGATccagctggtggaggaggagctggaccGAGCCCAGGAGAGGCTGACCACAGCGCTGCAGAAACTAGAGGAGGCTGAGAAGGCCGCAGATGAAAGCGAGAG AGGGATGAAGGTGATCGAGAACCGAGCGATGAAGGACGAGGAGAAGATGGAGATTCAGGAGATACAACTGAAAGAGGCTAAACACATCGCTGAGGAGGCCGATCGTAAATATGAAGAG GTGGCCCGTAAGCTGGTGATCTTGGAGGGGGAGCttgagagagcagaggagagggcCGAGGTTTCAGAAAg CAAAGCCTCTGaactggaggaggagctgaaaaaTGTGACAAACAACCTGAAGTCCTTAGAAGCTCAGTCTGAGAAG TACTCACAAAAAGAAGACAAGTACGAGGAGGAGATTAAGGTTCTGTCTGACAAACTGAAGGAG GCTGAAACCCGTGCAGAGTTTGCTGAGCGGAAAGTTGCCAAACTGGAAAAGTCCATTGATGACCTGGAAG AAAAACTAACAGTTGCCAAAAACGAGAACGCGGAGATACAGCATGCCCTGGACCAGACCATAGTGGACCTGAACAActtataa
- the tpm4a gene encoding tropomyosin 4a isoform X1, with the protein MEAIKKKMQMLKLDKENAIDRAEQAETDKKAAEDKCKQLEEELMDLQKKMKQTEDELDKFSEGLKDAQEKLELSEKKAADAEGDVAALNRRIQLVEEELDRAQERLTTALQKLEEAEKAADESERGMKVIENRAMKDEEKMEIQEIQLKEAKHIAEEADRKYEEVARKLVILEGELERAEERAEVSESKASELEEELKNVTNNLKSLEAQSEKYSQKEDKYEEEIKVLSDKLKEAETRAEFAERKVAKLEKSIDDLEDELYAQKLKYKAISEELDHALNDMTSL; encoded by the exons ATGGAAGCCATCAAGAAGAAGATGCAGATGCTGAAACTGGACAAGGAGAACGCCATCGATCGGGCGGAGCAGGCGGAGACAGACAAGAAGGCAGCAGAGGACAAATGCAAACAG ctggaggaggagctgatgGACCTCCAAAAGAAGATGAAGCAGACGGAGGATGAACTGGACAAATTCTCTGAGGGCCTGAAAGACGCTCAGGAGAAACTGGAACTGTCTGAGAAGAAAGCTGCAGAT GCCGAGGGTGATGTAGCAGCTCTGAACCGTAGGATccagctggtggaggaggagctggaccGAGCCCAGGAGAGGCTGACCACAGCGCTGCAGAAACTAGAGGAGGCTGAGAAGGCCGCAGATGAAAGCGAGAG AGGGATGAAGGTGATCGAGAACCGAGCGATGAAGGACGAGGAGAAGATGGAGATTCAGGAGATACAACTGAAAGAGGCTAAACACATCGCTGAGGAGGCCGATCGTAAATATGAAGAG GTGGCCCGTAAGCTGGTGATCTTGGAGGGGGAGCttgagagagcagaggagagggcCGAGGTTTCAGAAAg CAAAGCCTCTGaactggaggaggagctgaaaaaTGTGACAAACAACCTGAAGTCCTTAGAAGCTCAGTCTGAGAAG TACTCACAAAAAGAAGACAAGTACGAGGAGGAGATTAAGGTTCTGTCTGACAAACTGAAGGAG GCTGAAACCCGTGCAGAGTTTGCTGAGCGGAAAGTTGCCAAACTGGAAAAGTCCATTGATGACCTGGAAG ATGAATTGTATGCTCAGAAGCTGAAGTACAAGGCCATTAGTGAGGAGCTGGACCATGCCCTCAATGACATGACGTCTCTGTAG
- the tpm4a gene encoding tropomyosin 4a isoform X3: MACVTSLDAVKRKIQSLQQQADDAEDRAEVIQRELDSERELREKAEGDVAALNRRIQLVEEELDRAQERLTTALQKLEEAEKAADESERGMKVIENRAMKDEEKMEIQEIQLKEAKHIAEEADRKYEEVARKLVILEGELERAEERAEVSESKASELEEELKNVTNNLKSLEAQSEKYSQKEDKYEEEIKVLSDKLKEAETRAEFAERKVAKLEKSIDDLEDELYAQKLKYKAISEELDHALNDMTSL; the protein is encoded by the exons ATGGCATGTGTAACCTCTCTGGATGCTGTGAAGAGGAAGATTCAGTCTTTACAGCAGCAGGCCGACGACGCAGAGGACCGGGCTGAGGTCATACAGAGAGAGCTGGACAGTGAACGGGAGCTCCGAGAAAAA GCCGAGGGTGATGTAGCAGCTCTGAACCGTAGGATccagctggtggaggaggagctggaccGAGCCCAGGAGAGGCTGACCACAGCGCTGCAGAAACTAGAGGAGGCTGAGAAGGCCGCAGATGAAAGCGAGAG AGGGATGAAGGTGATCGAGAACCGAGCGATGAAGGACGAGGAGAAGATGGAGATTCAGGAGATACAACTGAAAGAGGCTAAACACATCGCTGAGGAGGCCGATCGTAAATATGAAGAG GTGGCCCGTAAGCTGGTGATCTTGGAGGGGGAGCttgagagagcagaggagagggcCGAGGTTTCAGAAAg CAAAGCCTCTGaactggaggaggagctgaaaaaTGTGACAAACAACCTGAAGTCCTTAGAAGCTCAGTCTGAGAAG TACTCACAAAAAGAAGACAAGTACGAGGAGGAGATTAAGGTTCTGTCTGACAAACTGAAGGAG GCTGAAACCCGTGCAGAGTTTGCTGAGCGGAAAGTTGCCAAACTGGAAAAGTCCATTGATGACCTGGAAG ATGAATTGTATGCTCAGAAGCTGAAGTACAAGGCCATTAGTGAGGAGCTGGACCATGCCCTCAATGACATGACGTCTCTGTAG
- the tpm4a gene encoding tropomyosin 4a isoform X4 produces MEAIKKKMQMLKLDKENAIDRAEQAETDKKAAEDKCKQLEEELMDLQKKMKQTEDELDKFSEGLKDAQEKLELSEKKAADAEGDVAALNRRIQLVEEELDRAQERLTTALQKLEEAEKAADESERGMKVIENRAMKDEEKMEIQEIQLKEAKHIAEEADRKYEEVARKLVILEGELERAEERAEVSESKASELEEELKNVTNNLKSLEAQSEKYSQKEDKYEEEIKVLSDKLKEAETRAEFAERKVAKLEKSIDDLEEKLTVAKNENAEIQHALDQTIVDLNNL; encoded by the exons ATGGAAGCCATCAAGAAGAAGATGCAGATGCTGAAACTGGACAAGGAGAACGCCATCGATCGGGCGGAGCAGGCGGAGACAGACAAGAAGGCAGCAGAGGACAAATGCAAACAG ctggaggaggagctgatgGACCTCCAAAAGAAGATGAAGCAGACGGAGGATGAACTGGACAAATTCTCTGAGGGCCTGAAAGACGCTCAGGAGAAACTGGAACTGTCTGAGAAGAAAGCTGCAGAT GCCGAGGGTGATGTAGCAGCTCTGAACCGTAGGATccagctggtggaggaggagctggaccGAGCCCAGGAGAGGCTGACCACAGCGCTGCAGAAACTAGAGGAGGCTGAGAAGGCCGCAGATGAAAGCGAGAG AGGGATGAAGGTGATCGAGAACCGAGCGATGAAGGACGAGGAGAAGATGGAGATTCAGGAGATACAACTGAAAGAGGCTAAACACATCGCTGAGGAGGCCGATCGTAAATATGAAGAG GTGGCCCGTAAGCTGGTGATCTTGGAGGGGGAGCttgagagagcagaggagagggcCGAGGTTTCAGAAAg CAAAGCCTCTGaactggaggaggagctgaaaaaTGTGACAAACAACCTGAAGTCCTTAGAAGCTCAGTCTGAGAAG TACTCACAAAAAGAAGACAAGTACGAGGAGGAGATTAAGGTTCTGTCTGACAAACTGAAGGAG GCTGAAACCCGTGCAGAGTTTGCTGAGCGGAAAGTTGCCAAACTGGAAAAGTCCATTGATGACCTGGAAG AAAAACTAACAGTTGCCAAAAACGAGAACGCGGAGATACAGCATGCCCTGGACCAGACCATAGTGGACCTGAACAActtataa
- the LOC109987745 gene encoding small ribosomal subunit protein eS27-like, whose amino-acid sequence MPLAKDLLRPSFADERRRHKKKRLVQSPNSYFMDVKCTGCYKITTIFSHAQTVVPCGGCSLILCQPGGGKCKLTPGCAFRRKQT is encoded by the exons ATGCCT CTTGCTAAGGATTTGTTGCGGCCCAGTTTTGCAGATGAGAGGAGAAGACACAAGAAGAAGAGGCTGGTACAAAGTCCAAACTCCTACTTCATGGATGTTAAATGCACAG GCTGCTACAAGATCACTACTATCTTCAGCCATGCTCAGACAGTGGTACCTTGTGGAGGGTGTTCTTTAATCCTCTGCCAGCCTGGAGGGGGCAAATGCAAACTAACTCCAG GCTGTGCCTTCAGAAGGAAACAAACCTGA